The following are encoded together in the Panthera leo isolate Ple1 chromosome B4, P.leo_Ple1_pat1.1, whole genome shotgun sequence genome:
- the LOC122225532 gene encoding uncharacterized protein LOC122225532, protein MAAAAVAGLIPVLHSVAGDKSRYYIGRQLWFGFIAVYGVVVYVVRMPWVPIHEDFWCHGNITNTCLIECFEKSFKSPVVGIWYFFFFIFLALFFLMEFFMAQIRHKQIKAKSVESAADEMEEGSMVGIQEHAPSPKKSILNFHQEKMLLLLYLLYFLLQVGAQCVFLFFLMYQHLPLVSQAIIHCSTKSCPGPYFCLIRGTMEKRMSIYTLITLSFMIILFCSGFFMYSIHHYLLKGLASAKFWLD, encoded by the coding sequence ATGGCTGCAGCGGCAGTGGCTGGACTGATCCCTGTGCTACACTCAGTGGCTGGTGACAAATCCCGCTACTATATTGGGCGACAGCTGTGGTTTGGGTTCATCGCTGTGTATGGAGTGGTGGTGTACGTGGTCCGCATGCCCTGGGTTCCCATCCATGAAGATTTCTGGTGCCATGGCAACATTACCAATACTTGTTTGATTGAGtgttttgaaaaaagttttaagagtCCTGTAGTGGGaatttggtacttttttttctttattttcttggccCTCTTCTTCCTCATGGAATTCTTCATGGCTCAGATTCGGCACAAGCAAATCAAAGCCAAGTCAGTGGAGTCAGCAGCAGATGAAATGGAGGAGGGCTCCATGGTGGGAATCCAGGAGCATGCCCCTTCCCCGAAGAAGTCCATCCTGAACTTCCACCAGGAGAAGAtgcttttgcttttgtatctCCTTTACTTCCTCCTACAGGTTGGTGCAcagtgtgtgtttttattttttctcatgtacCAACACCTGCCCCTGGTGAGCCAAGCCATCATTCACTGCAGCACCAAGAGCTGTCCAGGACCCTATTTCTGCCTGATCAGGGGGACCATGGAGAAGCGAATGTCCATCTACACCCTCATCACCTTATCCTTCATGATCATCCTCTTCTGTTCAGGTTTCTTCATGTACAGCATCCACCATTACCTGCTAAAAGGGCTTGCCAGTGCTAAATTTTGGCTTGACTAA